One segment of Raphanus sativus cultivar WK10039 unplaced genomic scaffold, ASM80110v3 Scaffold2239, whole genome shotgun sequence DNA contains the following:
- the LOC130505398 gene encoding uncharacterized protein LOC130505398 has protein sequence MCLFQRISRAHSSSSSSTISTRMIYCILLSIFASLVYLLVSLSLSRFQPKDTAYFLSSQDQSQSLTEIDHIVFGIGSSTKSWPARREYVKLWWDAQRMRGCVFVDRPLSSLVNDTDSNLLPPICVSEDTSRFRYTWRKGDRNAIRIARCVLETVRMFNTSSEEVRWYVFGDDDTIFIPENLARTLSKYDHTSWYYIGASSEIYHQNSLFGHDMAFGGGGIAISSSLANVLAKNFDSCIERYPHLYGGDSRIHACVLELGVGLSHEPGFHQFDVKGNALGILTSHSTRPLVSLHHIVHIDPIFPNVTTFSAVSHLFSAIELDPLRIFQVSICYDRWYSWTISVSWGYAVQIESKHLFLRDALRTQKTFRPWKNSGGLASVYTFNTRDVHPDPCQRPVTFFMEHVSSSPSDGTIKSVYKQAYQNCTYDPISSPRKIEEIRVFSTRLDPDIRQLKAPRRQCCDILPTSFNGGKVLEIGIRECKEDELIYIHP, from the exons ATGTGTCTCTTTCAACGCATATCGAGAGCtcattcttcatcttcttcttcaactatCTCGACCCGTATGATATATTGCATACTACTTTCTATTTTTGCATCGTTGGTCTACCTTCTTGTCTCCCTCTCGTTATCAAGGTTTCAACCTAAAGACACTGCCTACTTCTTATCTTCTCAAGATCAATCTCAGAGCCTAACAGAGATCGATCACATCGTCTTTGGGATCGGATCGAGCACTAAGTCGTGGCCTGCACGTAGAGAATATGTTAAGCTTTGGTGGGATGCTCAGAGAATGAGAGGTTGTGTCTTTGTTGACCGTCCCTTGTCGTCTTTGGTGAACGATACAGATTCTAATCTCCTTCCTCCGATTTGTGTTTCCGAAGATACATCACGGTTCAG ATACACTTGGAGAAAAGGTGACCGAAACGCGATTAGGATCGCTCGGTGCGTGTTAGAAACAGTAAGGATGTTTAATACTTCTTCAGAGGAAGTAAGATGGTACGTATTTGGAGACGACGACACAATATTTATCCCTGAAAACCTCGCAAGAACGCTCTCAAAATACGACCACACATCATGGTATTACATAGGAGCAAGCTCAGAGATTTATCACCAGAACTCATTGTTCGGACACGACATGGCATTTGGCGGTGGAGGGATCGCTATAAGCAGCTCGTTGGCTAACGTTTTAGCTAAAAATTTCGATTCTTGTATCGAAAGGTATCCACATTTATACGGAGGAGACTCTAGGATTCATGCTTGTGTGCTTGAGCTTGGAGTTGGATTGTCTCATGAGCCTGGCTTTCATCAG TTTGATGTAAAAGGAAATGCATTGGGAATATTGACATCACATTCAACGAGACCGTTGGTGTCTCTACACCACATAGTCCACATTGATCCAATTTTCCCAAACGTAACCACATTCTCTGCCGTCAGCCACCTCTTCTCCGCCATAGAACTTGATCCTCTCCGTATATTTCAAGTCTCCATTTGCTACGACCGTTGGTACTCTTGGACCATCTCTGTCTCCTGGGGCTATGCCGTTCAG ATTGAGAGTAAGCATTTATTTCTACGGGATGCTTTGAGGACACAAAAAACGTTCCGACCATGGAAAAATTCAGGCGGGTTGGCAAGTGTGTACACATTCAACACAAGAGATGTTCATCCTGATCCATGCCAAAGACCTGTCACTTTCTTCATGGAacatgtttcttcttctcccagTGATGGAACTATTAAAAGTGTGTACAAGCAAGCTTACCAGAATTGCACGTACGATCCCATTTCATCTCCTCGCAAAATCGAAGAGATTAGAGTATTTTCGACAAGGTTGGATCCCGATATCAGACAA